A window of Fretibacterium sp. OH1220_COT-178 contains these coding sequences:
- a CDS encoding nucleoside-triphosphatase has translation MCSHLFLEGPSGVGKTTLLLAELGPLLSWAGGFVTRRLLDENANTRAFSLTSPDFSGHSSLPYAPDAPNIFLERDGDRMRWQAEVFIGTGLALLASSAEKRLILLDEFGGAEILLDAFHARLLEVLNGGVPCIGVLKSTAHAMKLARTLGLPEEYLRRHRELREALLSSPRTRLFSVTTETRREAGRLVRQFLLPYNNRLPGGRS, from the coding sequence ATGTGCAGCCACCTGTTTCTCGAAGGCCCCTCGGGGGTGGGGAAGACGACTCTGTTGTTGGCGGAACTGGGGCCATTGCTCTCCTGGGCAGGAGGGTTCGTGACACGGCGCTTGCTCGACGAAAATGCGAACACCCGTGCCTTTTCTCTGACCTCCCCCGACTTTTCGGGGCATTCCTCACTCCCCTACGCTCCGGATGCGCCCAACATCTTTCTGGAGCGTGATGGCGATAGAATGCGGTGGCAAGCGGAGGTGTTCATCGGTACGGGGCTGGCGCTTCTGGCCTCCTCGGCCGAAAAGCGGCTCATTCTGCTCGACGAGTTCGGAGGAGCCGAAATCCTCCTCGACGCATTTCACGCACGATTGCTGGAGGTCCTGAACGGAGGCGTGCCCTGCATCGGAGTGCTGAAATCCACCGCTCACGCCATGAAGTTGGCCCGGACGCTCGGGCTTCCCGAGGAATATCTGCGGCGCCATCGGGAGCTTCGCGAGGCTCTGCTCTCGAGCCCGCGCACTCGGCTTTTCTCCGTGACGACGGAAACACGACGAGAGGCGGGGCGGCTTGTACGTCAGTTTCTCCTCCCCTACAACAACCGCCTCCCGGGGGGACGCTCATGA
- a CDS encoding MBL fold metallo-hydrolase, which produces MQQLESFALFDQQNHHFIMLGWEEKEEGMAVQTNQYVVSSGREIVLLDPGGAHVFPRVLANVAELVDLKDIRHIFYSHQDPDVSSGITLWLSMAEKAVVHISELWVRFLPHFGVYDERRIVPIADAGGRLSLEGGNELLMIPSHFLHSTGCFSLYDPLSKILFTGDIGAALFPKGKRYPVVENFDSHLPYMEAFHRRYMASNAACRSWVRRVSSLDIEMIAPQHGAVIQGRENVKRFLDWFGGLRCGSDIVDQIYGH; this is translated from the coding sequence GTGCAGCAGTTGGAATCCTTCGCTCTTTTTGATCAGCAAAACCACCACTTCATCATGTTGGGGTGGGAGGAAAAGGAGGAGGGGATGGCCGTCCAGACCAATCAGTACGTCGTCTCCTCCGGAAGGGAAATCGTCCTTCTCGATCCAGGAGGAGCCCACGTCTTTCCGCGCGTGCTGGCAAACGTGGCCGAACTCGTCGATTTGAAGGATATCCGGCATATCTTTTACTCCCATCAGGACCCCGACGTCTCGTCGGGGATCACGCTGTGGCTTTCCATGGCGGAAAAGGCCGTCGTTCACATCTCGGAACTCTGGGTGCGCTTCCTCCCACACTTTGGGGTCTATGACGAACGGCGCATCGTTCCCATCGCCGATGCGGGGGGGCGCCTCAGCCTGGAGGGAGGAAATGAATTGTTGATGATCCCCTCCCATTTTCTTCATTCTACGGGCTGTTTTTCTTTGTACGATCCGCTCTCGAAGATCCTCTTCACGGGGGATATCGGGGCGGCTCTTTTTCCGAAGGGGAAACGCTATCCCGTCGTGGAAAACTTCGACAGCCATCTTCCGTACATGGAGGCCTTCCATCGGCGCTACATGGCCTCCAACGCCGCGTGCCGAAGCTGGGTGCGCCGCGTGTCCTCTCTGGACATCGAGATGATTGCCCCCCAACACGGCGCCGTGATCCAAGGGCGCGAGAACGTCAAGAGGTTTCTCGATTGGTTCGGGGGGCTCCGATGCGGATCGGATATCGTCGACCAGATTTACGGGCATTGA
- a CDS encoding methyl-accepting chemotaxis protein, with protein sequence MAQKNLPLIRSLAGAYFVNVQMDSFMSQLDEVLVSRVLKVEDQVQDTSDRFSRLYALLQALRENFEAGCRDAKQGVEAINTINANLMEEMARSGTTLEGMSDNVSNTLNATLKTLELFLEIGKISKNIQRIAKQTHLLALNASIEAARAGEHGRGFAVVARNVQELAAETKDASESIDAKVNEISGSVHGTMESMRSIDSLFESIQRTLSSFSDCLSNNKSTMESMEAMIRDSGDKLNQTSAEMDEAIEVMHQAANKVGAMASTISAVVQAQQNLKKIRL encoded by the coding sequence ATGGCACAGAAGAATCTGCCCCTGATACGGTCTCTCGCCGGAGCTTATTTTGTCAACGTCCAGATGGACTCCTTCATGTCCCAGCTGGACGAGGTGCTCGTTTCACGCGTCCTCAAGGTGGAGGATCAGGTCCAGGATACGTCCGATCGCTTCTCCCGTCTCTATGCGCTTCTGCAGGCTTTGAGAGAGAACTTCGAAGCCGGTTGTCGGGATGCGAAGCAGGGGGTCGAGGCCATAAACACGATCAACGCCAACCTGATGGAGGAAATGGCAAGATCGGGTACGACCCTCGAGGGCATGAGCGACAACGTCTCAAACACCCTGAACGCTACCTTGAAGACCTTGGAGCTGTTTTTGGAGATCGGCAAGATCTCCAAAAACATCCAACGTATCGCCAAACAGACCCATCTTTTGGCCCTCAACGCCTCCATAGAGGCCGCGCGCGCAGGCGAACACGGCAGGGGATTCGCCGTCGTCGCCCGCAATGTTCAGGAGTTGGCGGCGGAGACCAAGGACGCCTCCGAATCCATCGACGCCAAGGTGAACGAGATATCCGGGTCCGTACATGGGACTATGGAGAGCATGCGCAGCATCGACTCCCTTTTCGAGAGCATCCAGCGCACCCTTTCTTCCTTTTCCGACTGCCTGTCCAATAACAAGTCCACCATGGAATCCATGGAGGCGATGATTCGGGACTCCGGGGACAAGCTGAATCAAACGTCCGCAGAGATGGACGAGGCCATTGAGGTCATGCATCAGGCTGCGAACAAGGTCGGCGCTATGGCCTCGACGATCTCCGCCGTCGTTCAGGCGCAGCAAAATCTGAAAAAAATTCGCCTCTGA
- a CDS encoding MFS transporter — translation MNSSVFRSLQSHNFRLFMSSQIVSMTGIWMQRMATVWLVLSLTDSPFLSSTNDFASQVPILVLGLFSGALVDRIDKRHLIQATQFMLLLLALLMSFLTLSRYATYPIILAISIVLGAINAFDMPARQACISQMVDRPEHLANAIALNSAVFNLSRVIGPTVAGFIVAGVGEGYCYLLTGIAFIAPIYALSVMRLPPQRAPERRVNVGESIREGLAYVAGNGHLKIVLLLVCAVSFLGMPIYVTFSAFVKMVLKEDASFFGLVLGGVGLGALSSTIHIAAAPNIRGLPKRILWALILMGIGLTAMALIRNRWVLIAMAMLVGGGLVYSTTGCNTMLQTFISDAMRGRVMSLYVMAFSGFAPLGSLAAGIIMNRISIVGAIFSQGAACFLMALIYLCAVETLDRNIDRIYGR, via the coding sequence TTGAACTCATCGGTATTCCGCTCCCTGCAGTCGCACAATTTCCGGCTCTTCATGAGCAGCCAGATCGTCTCCATGACAGGGATATGGATGCAGCGCATGGCGACGGTCTGGTTGGTGCTGTCGTTGACGGATTCTCCCTTTCTTTCCAGCACCAACGATTTTGCCAGCCAAGTCCCCATTCTTGTTCTGGGGCTTTTCTCCGGGGCTCTTGTCGACCGTATCGACAAGAGGCACTTGATTCAGGCGACTCAGTTTATGCTTCTTCTCCTTGCCCTGCTCATGAGCTTCTTGACCCTGAGCCGCTACGCGACCTATCCGATCATCCTTGCGATCAGCATCGTGCTGGGAGCCATCAACGCCTTCGACATGCCCGCCCGACAGGCCTGTATCAGCCAGATGGTCGATCGCCCCGAGCATCTGGCGAATGCCATCGCCTTGAACTCCGCTGTGTTCAATCTGTCCAGGGTCATCGGACCGACCGTGGCCGGATTCATCGTGGCGGGTGTAGGGGAGGGCTACTGCTACCTGCTGACGGGTATTGCTTTCATCGCACCGATCTATGCGCTGTCCGTCATGCGGCTGCCCCCTCAAAGAGCACCGGAACGCCGCGTCAACGTGGGAGAGTCCATTCGGGAGGGACTGGCTTACGTCGCCGGCAACGGGCACCTCAAAATCGTTCTGCTTCTGGTATGCGCGGTCAGCTTTCTGGGGATGCCGATCTACGTTACGTTCTCGGCCTTCGTCAAGATGGTCCTGAAGGAGGATGCCTCCTTCTTCGGACTCGTCCTTGGAGGTGTGGGACTGGGGGCTTTGTCTTCGACGATCCATATCGCCGCCGCACCCAACATACGAGGCCTTCCCAAAAGAATCCTTTGGGCCCTTATCCTTATGGGCATAGGGCTTACGGCCATGGCTCTGATCCGAAATCGATGGGTTCTCATCGCGATGGCCATGCTGGTCGGCGGAGGGTTGGTCTACTCCACGACGGGCTGCAACACAATGCTTCAGACCTTCATCTCCGATGCCATGAGAGGCCGTGTGATGAGCCTTTACGTCATGGCCTTTTCCGGATTTGCCCCTCTGGGCAGCCTCGCCGCCGGCATCATCATGAACCGCATAAGCATCGTCGGAGCCATTTTTTCGCAAGGTGCGGCCTGTTTCCTTATGGCGCTCATCTACCTGTGCGCCGTCGAAACCCTGGATCGAAACATCGACCGCATCTATGGACGGTAG
- a CDS encoding amidohydrolase family protein, with the protein MRSVDFHIHLYPPEIIRDAESISRLEPYFDALTHNRVHKWATVEDLLARMERDDVERAVVGGFAFQDLGLCRICNDYIIDAVEKYPDKLSGLCLVPPLARGAEAEVFRCAEAGLLGVGELFPEGQNIDIADRDQTWRLAGILHEANLCVLWHTAEPVGHAYVGKGNVGPKEAAAFCMNHPEVKTIFAHLGGGLWLYELMPEMRLYLRNARYDLAALPWLYEPAVLRTIESAGVAHKFLMGTDFPILDSSRYERIFAASGAAPEVLERIARGNGLEFLASLGRNGRGVQY; encoded by the coding sequence TTGAGAAGCGTCGACTTCCATATCCATCTTTATCCACCGGAGATCATTCGCGATGCGGAGTCCATATCACGACTCGAACCGTATTTCGATGCTCTGACCCACAATCGCGTGCACAAATGGGCCACGGTCGAGGACCTGTTGGCGCGTATGGAGCGCGACGACGTCGAGCGGGCGGTGGTGGGGGGCTTTGCCTTCCAAGATCTCGGACTCTGCCGTATCTGCAACGATTACATTATCGACGCGGTGGAAAAATATCCCGACAAACTGAGTGGCCTCTGTCTTGTCCCCCCTCTGGCACGAGGAGCCGAGGCGGAAGTGTTTCGCTGTGCGGAAGCCGGCTTGCTGGGGGTGGGGGAGCTCTTCCCCGAGGGACAGAACATCGACATCGCGGACCGCGATCAAACGTGGCGTCTCGCCGGAATCCTGCACGAGGCCAATCTCTGCGTGCTTTGGCATACGGCGGAACCCGTCGGACACGCCTATGTCGGCAAGGGGAATGTCGGGCCGAAAGAGGCCGCCGCGTTCTGCATGAACCACCCCGAGGTCAAGACGATCTTCGCGCACTTAGGCGGAGGCTTGTGGCTCTACGAACTGATGCCCGAGATGCGCCTCTATCTCAGAAACGCCCGTTACGATCTGGCGGCGTTGCCCTGGCTCTACGAGCCCGCCGTACTCAGAACGATCGAGAGCGCCGGAGTTGCCCATAAGTTTTTGATGGGGACCGATTTTCCCATCTTGGACTCCTCCCGATACGAGAGGATCTTTGCAGCTTCCGGTGCCGCTCCGGAGGTCTTGGAGCGTATCGCACGGGGGAATGGCTTGGAATTCCTGGCTTCCCTTGGACGCAACGGCAGGGGAGTGCAATATTGA
- a CDS encoding FecCD family ABC transporter permease encodes MTGLFMASTVISLGLGRYFIAPGTVVRVLSAPLLPLTPDWASQVETVLYGVRLPRVLMGILIGAGLSCSGAVYQSVFQNPLVSPDLLGASAGAGLGAALGLYLELGYLAVSVCAFLSGLLAVGLVVLIASRVRGNPVLGLLLSGIMVGSLCTAGVSFLKLVADPANTLPVITYWLMGSLASIRSQDLSFAAPPILLGMLCLLLLRWRINVLSVGDEEAQTMGVHVHRVRCTAIVCATFVTAACVSVSGMIGWVGLVVPHLARSLIGSDCRRSIPASILLGGAFLPIADDFSRMMATSEVPIGILTAFAGAPFFLYLILRQERSR; translated from the coding sequence TTGACGGGATTGTTTATGGCCTCGACCGTCATCTCCCTCGGCCTTGGCCGGTATTTCATCGCTCCGGGCACCGTCGTGCGCGTCTTGTCGGCGCCCCTGCTCCCTCTGACGCCCGACTGGGCTTCTCAGGTGGAGACGGTACTCTATGGAGTGCGGTTGCCGCGCGTTCTCATGGGAATCCTGATCGGTGCAGGGCTTTCATGCTCCGGAGCGGTCTACCAGAGCGTATTTCAAAATCCGCTGGTCTCCCCCGATCTCCTCGGAGCCTCGGCCGGTGCGGGGCTTGGCGCCGCTCTGGGACTCTATCTGGAACTCGGCTACCTGGCGGTTTCGGTCTGCGCTTTCTTGTCCGGGCTGCTTGCCGTAGGACTCGTCGTCCTGATCGCCTCTCGGGTGCGCGGCAACCCCGTCTTGGGACTTCTGCTCTCGGGCATCATGGTCGGCTCCCTCTGCACTGCAGGAGTGTCCTTTCTCAAGCTTGTAGCGGATCCCGCCAATACCCTTCCCGTCATCACCTACTGGCTCATGGGCTCCCTGGCCTCCATCCGATCTCAGGACCTTTCTTTCGCGGCTCCGCCGATCCTCCTGGGAATGCTCTGCCTGCTCCTTTTGAGATGGCGCATCAACGTGCTGTCGGTCGGCGACGAAGAGGCACAGACGATGGGGGTTCACGTGCATCGTGTGCGCTGCACGGCCATAGTCTGCGCGACCTTCGTGACGGCGGCCTGCGTCTCGGTCAGCGGAATGATCGGATGGGTGGGACTGGTCGTCCCGCATCTCGCACGCTCCCTCATCGGAAGCGATTGTCGGCGCAGCATTCCGGCTTCCATTTTGCTGGGAGGCGCGTTTTTGCCCATAGCCGACGACTTTTCCAGGATGATGGCGACGAGCGAGGTGCCCATTGGGATTCTTACCGCCTTTGCGGGAGCACCTTTTTTTCTTTACTTGATCCTTCGACAGGAGCGCTCGAGATGA
- a CDS encoding ABC transporter ATP-binding protein produces the protein MTERHLGVCNLHADYGTRRVLRGVSFSVEAGTLLAVLGRNGAGKSTLFRCILGLLPYSAGKIQVGGADLKSLSIRERARAFAYIPQGRPAALPLTAFEAVLMGTTPGLSCLSVPGRRERRRAEEAMNTVGVSHLANRLCHRLSGGELQLVLIARALAQNAQILVMDEPCSSLDYGNQIRIWHCARHLAGQGFLILVSTHNPDQTFAFADSALVLLDGRTERMGLPEEVLDREILERMYGVPLELHRLKTGVVCTPKRGHS, from the coding sequence ATGACGGAACGGCATCTTGGCGTCTGCAACCTCCATGCGGACTACGGAACGCGCCGCGTCCTCCGTGGCGTCTCCTTCTCGGTCGAGGCAGGGACGCTGCTGGCCGTCCTGGGGCGAAACGGGGCAGGAAAAAGCACCCTGTTTCGCTGTATTCTCGGCCTGCTCCCCTACTCCGCCGGGAAGATACAGGTGGGGGGAGCGGATCTGAAAAGCCTCAGTATCCGCGAACGGGCCCGTGCCTTCGCCTATATTCCCCAGGGACGTCCCGCGGCCCTTCCTCTCACGGCCTTCGAGGCGGTACTGATGGGAACCACCCCCGGCCTGAGCTGCCTTTCCGTCCCTGGCCGACGGGAAAGACGACGGGCGGAGGAGGCCATGAATACCGTTGGAGTCTCCCACCTGGCGAACCGTCTCTGCCATCGCCTCTCCGGCGGTGAGCTGCAATTGGTTCTGATCGCCAGAGCCCTGGCCCAAAATGCGCAAATTCTGGTGATGGACGAGCCCTGTTCGAGCCTCGATTACGGCAATCAGATCCGGATATGGCACTGTGCCCGTCACCTGGCGGGCCAGGGGTTCCTCATCCTCGTTTCGACTCACAACCCAGACCAGACCTTCGCCTTCGCCGATTCGGCTCTGGTTCTGCTCGACGGACGGACGGAGCGGATGGGGCTGCCCGAGGAGGTCCTGGATCGAGAAATCCTGGAACGAATGTACGGTGTCCCGCTGGAGCTTCATCGCTTGAAGACGGGGGTCGTCTGCACCCCAAAACGAGGGCATTCCTGA
- a CDS encoding NTP transferase domain-containing protein: MATGALLIVFGSNLYEGMTPIRGGGQKASPVHRAVRTFQRAGADLVVLVSPPDCLDSLKKHVAHMSAFCIAPKSGSPSFLLLREGLLHLQSKCERVLLASADYPFFSTDAAAAVLASNAPSVVPTHEGKEGYPIGLSTALIPELLQIQEMEEQPPFAALKRHIRTFSTLEVRDRGIILPFDQSSEVPQPSVFPELRIRLVRRKPFFGQGSSDLLSLIEETHSVRLACQRMGMSYSKGWKILRDMESEWGTPLILRRQGGKNGGSSSLTAEGRALLEAYRKFEKVVQGMAQEAFQSCFHVLLPPAR, translated from the coding sequence ATGGCGACAGGGGCACTGCTGATCGTTTTCGGGTCCAATCTCTATGAGGGCATGACCCCGATTCGCGGAGGAGGACAAAAGGCGTCACCCGTACATCGGGCAGTGCGAACCTTTCAACGGGCGGGGGCGGATCTCGTCGTCCTGGTCTCTCCTCCGGACTGTCTGGACTCCCTGAAAAAACATGTAGCGCATATGAGCGCGTTCTGCATCGCTCCCAAGTCCGGCAGCCCCTCTTTTCTTCTGCTCAGGGAGGGGCTGCTCCATCTTCAGAGCAAGTGCGAGCGTGTCCTGCTCGCATCGGCGGACTACCCCTTTTTCTCCACGGATGCCGCCGCCGCGGTTCTGGCCTCGAACGCTCCTTCGGTCGTGCCGACGCACGAGGGAAAGGAGGGATATCCCATCGGCCTTTCGACGGCGCTGATCCCCGAGCTCCTGCAGATCCAGGAGATGGAGGAGCAGCCTCCCTTTGCGGCGCTGAAGCGCCATATCCGGACTTTCAGCACCCTCGAAGTCCGGGATAGAGGGATAATCCTTCCCTTTGACCAGTCCTCCGAGGTTCCGCAGCCCTCCGTTTTTCCGGAACTGCGCATCCGTCTGGTGCGGAGAAAGCCCTTTTTCGGACAGGGCTCCTCGGACCTCCTCTCTCTCATCGAGGAAACGCACTCCGTCCGTCTGGCCTGCCAAAGGATGGGAATGTCCTACAGCAAGGGCTGGAAGATTCTCAGGGACATGGAGAGCGAATGGGGAACGCCATTGATCCTGCGTCGACAGGGAGGCAAAAATGGGGGCAGCTCCTCGCTTACGGCGGAGGGCCGGGCTCTGTTGGAGGCCTACCGAAAATTTGAAAAGGTGGTCCAGGGAATGGCGCAGGAAGCCTTTCAAAGTTGTTTTCACGTTCTTCTGCCGCCTGCGAGATAA
- a CDS encoding ABC transporter substrate-binding protein — MFLLSMIALLIGSVPCSASETARSFTDSAGRTVPVPQTVQKVAPSGPLAQIFLYTLCPDKLAGIAADFSEEARLYINERYWGLPKFGQFYGKNANLNMEALIAAGPEVVVDVGEAKKTIREDMDGLQRQLNMPVAFVRATLDTLPEAYALLGTLTGDTERAETLGAYCRKRLDHAASVRKELKDAERVRVYWASGKTGLNTNARGSFHAEVLEKVGAVNVADVEPNSRGSGSTVSMEQVLSWNPEVVLADSDALYEMITTDAIWSEVQAVKKGRVYKIPSAPYSFVSNPPSVNRLMGIQWLGRLLHPDRYTSDPAREIKDFYKLFYSIDLNDEQYNALMRHAQ, encoded by the coding sequence TTGTTCCTTTTGTCGATGATCGCGCTTCTCATCGGCTCGGTGCCTTGCTCGGCCTCGGAGACGGCGCGCAGCTTCACCGATTCGGCCGGGCGGACGGTCCCGGTTCCGCAGACGGTCCAAAAAGTAGCTCCTTCGGGACCTCTGGCGCAGATTTTTCTCTACACCCTCTGCCCGGATAAGCTGGCCGGCATCGCGGCGGACTTCTCCGAGGAGGCTCGTCTTTACATCAACGAGCGCTACTGGGGCCTTCCTAAATTTGGCCAGTTTTACGGCAAGAACGCAAATCTCAACATGGAGGCGCTCATCGCCGCCGGCCCGGAGGTCGTCGTCGACGTCGGCGAGGCCAAGAAGACCATTCGAGAGGACATGGACGGCCTGCAAAGGCAATTAAACATGCCCGTGGCCTTCGTGCGGGCAACGCTCGATACCTTGCCCGAGGCCTACGCCCTGCTGGGAACCCTGACCGGCGATACCGAGCGCGCAGAGACGCTCGGCGCCTATTGCCGCAAGCGTCTCGATCATGCGGCCTCCGTGCGGAAGGAATTGAAGGACGCCGAGCGGGTCCGCGTCTACTGGGCCTCCGGCAAGACGGGGCTGAACACCAACGCCCGCGGCTCGTTCCACGCAGAGGTCCTGGAAAAGGTCGGCGCGGTCAACGTGGCGGATGTCGAACCGAACTCCAGGGGAAGCGGCAGTACGGTGTCCATGGAACAGGTCTTATCCTGGAACCCCGAGGTCGTCCTCGCCGATTCCGACGCGTTGTACGAGATGATCACGACGGACGCGATATGGAGCGAGGTCCAGGCGGTCAAGAAGGGACGCGTATATAAAATTCCCTCCGCCCCCTACAGTTTTGTCTCCAATCCTCCATCGGTCAATCGCCTGATGGGCATTCAGTGGCTGGGACGCCTGCTCCACCCCGACCGATACACGTCCGATCCGGCACGAGAGATCAAAGACTTCTACAAACTGTTCTATTCCATAGACCTGAACGACGAACAATACAACGCGCTCATGAGACACGCACAATAA
- a CDS encoding NAD(P)H-dependent flavin oxidoreductase, which produces MPVLRIGKYQARYPLIQGGMGVGISGANLAGHVARCGAIGTIASVGLCHDSPHFSLAKHNYFEANSIVIKEVLAKARSIAGEGILAVNCMVALTDYDTQVRAAAEGGADIIISGAGLPLRLPEYTKDFPDVALVPIVSSAKAASLITRRWEKQYGRLPDAFVVEEPATAGGHLGAMTMEQVYDPALSLKTAVPGVVRFVAEEMRSDIPVIAAGGIWDRSDLIRAFGLGAKGVQMGTRFACTEEGDASDRFKQAYIDATEDDVVLIHSPAGLPGRAIRNPFVAKYLEGEVASNPCFANCLTHCRYRKTRETFCIAAALVDAYKGNWEKGLFFCGSNVTRVKRIERVPEILSELFEA; this is translated from the coding sequence ATGCCGGTTTTAAGGATAGGAAAATATCAGGCGCGCTATCCTCTGATCCAGGGAGGGATGGGCGTCGGTATCTCTGGAGCGAACCTCGCGGGACACGTGGCCCGATGCGGCGCCATCGGAACGATCGCGAGCGTCGGCCTCTGCCACGATTCACCGCATTTCAGCCTTGCGAAGCACAATTATTTCGAAGCCAACAGCATCGTGATCAAGGAAGTGCTGGCGAAGGCCCGTTCCATCGCCGGGGAGGGGATCCTTGCCGTCAACTGCATGGTGGCGTTGACGGACTACGACACGCAGGTTCGTGCCGCTGCGGAGGGCGGGGCGGATATCATTATCTCCGGGGCAGGACTGCCCCTCAGACTGCCGGAATACACCAAAGACTTTCCGGACGTGGCCTTGGTGCCTATCGTCAGCTCCGCAAAAGCGGCCAGCCTGATCACGCGCCGCTGGGAGAAGCAATACGGACGCCTTCCCGACGCCTTTGTGGTCGAGGAACCCGCGACGGCGGGCGGACATCTGGGGGCCATGACCATGGAGCAGGTCTACGATCCGGCATTGTCTCTCAAGACGGCGGTGCCCGGAGTGGTGCGTTTCGTGGCCGAGGAGATGCGCTCGGACATCCCCGTCATCGCGGCGGGAGGGATCTGGGACCGCAGCGATCTTATTCGGGCTTTCGGGCTTGGGGCCAAAGGAGTCCAGATGGGGACCCGTTTCGCCTGCACCGAAGAAGGGGACGCCTCGGATCGCTTCAAGCAGGCTTACATCGACGCCACCGAGGACGATGTCGTGCTCATTCACAGCCCCGCGGGGCTTCCCGGCAGGGCCATACGCAATCCCTTCGTGGCCAAGTATCTGGAAGGGGAGGTGGCCAGCAACCCCTGCTTTGCCAATTGCCTGACCCACTGCCGCTATCGCAAGACCCGCGAGACTTTCTGCATTGCCGCGGCCCTGGTCGACGCCTATAAGGGGAATTGGGAAAAAGGGCTTTTCTTCTGCGGAAGCAACGTGACCCGGGTCAAGAGGATCGAAAGGGTTCCGGAGATCCTCTCCGAGCTCTTCGAGGCATGA